The following nucleotide sequence is from Phoenix dactylifera cultivar Barhee BC4 unplaced genomic scaffold, palm_55x_up_171113_PBpolish2nd_filt_p 000491F, whole genome shotgun sequence.
GTTCATATTGTGACTACCAGGATGAGAAATTGAATAAGAAGCACACCTCCCCATATTCTGGAATTTTAGAAAATGATTTAATAAAAGATTATTAGTCTTTGTTGTAGTTTACTCCACTAATTATCGGCCTTCCTTCAATTCTCTGCTTTGAAATATTAAACTGAATTTTGTCCTTTCATTCTTTTGCTTTTaatttccaaacttctttctttatATCTGAGTTCTCTTCTAGATCAACCTTAGTTTTGGGTTCATGTAAATCTGGTTCTTAATAGGTATTTCTCTGAAGTTCATTGATAAACTGaaattcatttaaatttaaAGTTATTTGTAGTGTCTTTTACTTTTCCACCATCTTCTTGGTTCTAAATAGGTGGTCAACTCAGTGCAATGGTTTCAATGGTCCACATCACTTTGTTATGATAAATTAATAGATTTGAGGTCTGTTTAAGGGTTATCATGGTTGAAGGACAAGCTAGCTGCACAACACACATCGACAGTGGAAACTTCTGTGGAGGACCTAATAGGAAAATGCAAGCTATGTGTAAATGGTCATTTAAGCAGCTGGAGTCCTGAAGTTATCAATTTACTGAATTATAATTTTGAATGTTGTGGAAACACATTAGCCAAGTTTTTCTGAGTAACTTCTTGTACCTCTTGCCTCGGCATGTGCATTGCCAAAAACTTACAAACCATAGATATTTCTGTACTTTCATCTCTATGATATTCTATAGGCCTTATGACCGTcaattcagaaatttttccaGGCGTTCTTAGGTTTTCTTCCTGCACTTTTGTAAACCAACCCATACATGCCCAAGCCCCTGCTTTTTGGGGCCTCCTAACTTTTGAGGTATGCATGtgtattactctttctttaattttctttctGCATGAATGTTGATTTCTTTTCTAATTCTAGGTCAGCATATGTGATTTTTCTGTGGTAATCATGCCCAACAAGCCTATCACTATGTGTCTACTCTTTAATGCCATAGCTTCTTTTGTTGATATTGCTTGCCATATTGGTGAACAGGGGATATTAAACTTCCCCTTCCCCATTCACAACCTGCAAGACTAAGCACCTCAATAGGTAGTGATCACTTTGTTCTATTCCAATATAGCATCTAAGCTTTATCTAGTTTGTCAGtgatttttattcttaaatTTTACCAATTTTATCATCATCTCTTAGGTTTGTTGGTTGCTGTTTGCTGAGATGATGAGAAGAAATTTAAGAGGGAATCTTCTTATCCATTGTTTGATAACAACAAGAAAACCAGGATGAGGAGGATCaaataatgttttttcttttttttaaaaaaaattaaattttgccTAAGGGTCCTAAAATTTTGTTGTCCTAAATGCAGTTTGGAAAGAAACAGTGAGAAGATAAGTGGATCATAAAAATTTAACCATATCTTAGTCACTTCCTTCGTAAGTTTCATTGCAGTTCTATTCAACCAAACATGTGGACGCTTCTaattgctttcttttcttttcttggattAATCTACTTTCTTTTCATGACATTTTCCTGGCAATCAGAAAGAGCCTTGGTGCCTGTTATATGTGTCTACAACATCATTATCACCCAATATATGTAGTTTCAGCACTTTATGGATAAGTTTTCTCAGTAACGTTCTCTGATACATTGATCAGTACACTCTTGGAGTTCATTTCCGCTGCATCTTTCATTTGATATgctaaatattttttatctctCCATACTCGTACAACTAAATGTAATTGACAAAGAGTTTTTTGAAGTGATTAATGTCGCACCAATTAACCATACTATGATTGACCAAAGAATTTTTAAGAATGGTTCTCTGTTATATATTTTGATACCTATTTGaagtcaaaaatttatcaatttTAATTGTGAAACTGCCTGAGAAGTGATTACCCAAGAATAGGAGAGGAATGTTGCATGAGTTCTGATATATCTGATCTTATCCTATGTTTGTGGTGATGACATTGGGCCTAAAGGCTTTTCACTTACCTTTTGCTTTTTTGATATTCACTTGCTGAAATTGGAGAATAAACCTCAAATATAATTGGACATGTTTTATTAAAAACGAGGGGTTGTCCCTGTTTTACTTTTAGTATACTAGCTAAATACCATTTCCTTTtgaatctgatttttttttttaacaagttcCGTCACAAATGACTCCTGGTTTATCAGAATTACAAACAGGTCATATGAAACTAGAATATATTTCATTTATATTGCAATCAATCTATTTGTCGACGGTCATGCAACTACTACATTAGAAATGCCTTGGCTCGATATATAGTGTCAGTTTGGATCTTGTTAACAGATGGGCAATGATCTATGACAGAGGTGGTTTTAATGATCCTAAATAATTAAGACTTCTACTTCATTATGTGCTCTGGAGCAGTTGTATGGTACATCAAATTATCAAATCATGACATGTGCTGTCACCATTAGGTGCATCACTGTTTcaattttgtttttattatattttcacTTATTTTGTGCCAACATTTCCAATTGTGCTTTCCAACATTTTGTAGACAGCATGCTATATAATGTTTAAGAGTCTACTGCAGTTCTTAAAGAAATATACTTGTCAATTTTGCACTCTctataattctttattctgttcATGATGTGGCTTCTTAGCATATATATTTATGGATAATATATTTATGCAGGTAGAAATCTGACCTTTGTGCTGTGAGCTTTCTTAAAATGGCTGATGGACATGAAACCGATAGGAATATTGAGATATGGAAGattaagaaattaattaaagcaTTGGAAACTGCAAGAGGTAATGGCACTAGCATGATCTCTCTCATCATGCCACCTCGTGATCAAATCTCTCGGGTTGCTAAAATGTTGGGCGACGAATATGGAACCGCTTCAAACATCAAAAGCAGAGTCAATCGACAATCTGTGTTGGCTGCCATTACCTCTGCTCAGCAGAGATTGAAGCTTTACAACAAGGTTCCTTCCAATGGACTAGTTCTGTATACGGGTACCATTGTTACTGAAgatgggaaagaaaagaaggtcaCCATAGATTTTGAGCCATTCAAGCCAATTAATGCATCGCTGTATCTCTGTGATAACAAGTTTCATACTGAGGCACTGAACGAGCTTCTTGAATCTGATGACAAGTTTGGTTTCATAGTAATGGATGGAAATGGAACTCTTTTTGGCACTTTAAGTGGCAATACTCGAGAAGTGCTTCACAAGTTCTCCGTGGATCTTCCAAAGAAGCATGGAAGAGGAGGGCAGTCAGCATTGCGATTTGCTCGCCTTCGTATGGAGAAGCGTCATAACTATGTCCGCAAGACGGCTGAACTGGCTACGCAATTCTATATCAATCCTTCTACCAGTCAACCAAATGTTGCTGGGTTAATTTTGGCTGGTTCTGCTGATTTTAAGACAGAGTTGAGTCAGTCCGACATGTTTGATGCTCGCCTACAGGCTAAGATTCTCAACGTGGTTGATGTCTCATATGGAGGTGAGAATGGTTTCAATCAGGCCATTGAATTGTCGTCAGAGATTCTATCGAATGTCAAGTTCATACAGGAAAAGAAGTTGATAGGAAAGTATTTTGAGGAGATAAGCCAAGACACTGGAAAATATGTCTTTGGTGTGGATGATACACTAAAAGCTCTTGAAATGGGTGCTGTTGAGATCCTAATTGTGTGGGAAAATTTGGATATCAACAGATATGTGCTAAAGCACAGCACGAGTGGGGAAATCATTATAAAGCATTTGAACAAGGATCAAGAAGCAAATCAGAACAACTTTCGAGATCCTGTAACATCTGCAGAGCTGGAAGTGCAAGAGAAGACATCTCTCTTGGAGTGGTTTGCGAATGAGTACAGGCGTTTTGGTTGCTCCCTCGAGTTTGTTACCAACAAATCTCAAGAGGGCTCCCAGTTTTGCAGGGGCTTTGGTGGCATTGGTGGGATCCTTCGCTATCAGTTAGATATTAGGGCCCTTGATGAGCTCTCTGATGGAGAATACTATGAAGATTCTGATTAGCAATCAACCAACCTTGAACTGGATCCGGTCCAGGGGGAGCCTGTGCTGGCCCTGCATGTGACCGGACATGCTCCTTGGGGGCTGCACATGTCTTCCAAAAAATGTGATGGGTTTGTGCCTTCTTTCTGTTGCTGTTGATCTCAAGACATTTGCATTTCCTTGTCATGATTTTTTGGGATTTACACTTTTCAGGCTGATCTTCATTTTGCTAATAGGTGGTTTTATTTTTGCCTCCAGGAGCAAAAGAACAGGTTCACAGTGATCACTATGGATCATCTCATTGGCTGTCATGATGATATGATATAGAAAATTGAAGGTTTCTCGGCCGCCTGATGCTGCGATCGTGGTTTGTTAGTGCCTTGTGAGGCCGTTATATTAAATAACTAGACGACTTTCCTATTTGGTATTGTACTGTGGTGTGCCTGTTATTGTAGCATGGGTTGAAGAGTTTCCACACTCTTGTTTTTATGACTTTCCTGACTGTGTTTTCATTACAACTGAAAACTTGCTGCTGGTATGTTATGGTTGGACATACTTTATGAGTATTGAAGCTATTTTATTATggtaaaacatattttcttttaCATGTGATAATTTTAGCTGCCATTCTATTTACATATGTTATTCTAGAATCCTCAGCAGTCTATGATGTCACTTGGATATTGGAGTGACTTTTATCAAAACATTTATCACCAGCACGGCACAGACTCTGTAATATCTGAATGGGGTTGCAGCTTATTGAGCAACAGATTGTATTTCCTGTGTTTAATAGTTTTGGCCCGATGTTTAGGAAACGCAGTTGGCTCTAATTTACAGGAAATCTTTCAATGATCAATGTGTTTCGCCCTGTAAGCAGTGCCATGTTGAGCGTGTCTCATTTCTGCCCAAAATGAAAGGCAAAAACGGACGCCGGATATCAGTATTTGCCTTTTTGAAGATTGGTTCTTAGTTCTTATCTGCTTAGCAGATGTTTAAGTATGTTGTGAAACGGATTCAAATGCCTAGAATACAAAATATTGCTCCTCATTTTTTTTCATGGCATTCAGGTATTCCTTATAATCTGATGTGCACCCCAACTTTATCTGGTAACGTTTTTGAGTGTGATCTATGGTATGGGCTGTGGGTGATTCAGAAGTGCATGGGGTTATGGTACTAATACTAGATAGCTGGGCAGGTGCATGGAGGATAATTTGACATTTAGGGCTTTCATTACTGGTGTGTGAAGATTTCCGTAGCTCAACAGCAACTGAGTTATGGTATCTAGGTCTTAAATTATCTGCAAAGCAAGGCTTTCGAGTCCATACTTTGGTGAACATTTTAATTGAATCACTAGAACTAGCTGTAGACTGGTTTCATGTGAAGTCTGCAAgaatttaaataactaaaaaatagatataaaaagaaaaataaaactaaaatattatcggtatattcatatttattcacAAAATTACATGGGAGAGGCACATCAAATAAGCAATGGCTTCTTCTTTCGCTGTCTAccataaacaaaaaaatatgcatGCACTTCACATGGCTCTCGGTGGTTTTATTGTTGTTCAACCATCATTTGTCTAATGAGTGGTGTGAAATTTTTTCCAAGAGAAGAGCAAACTCAAagtgatttctttctttttttatatatatgatgATGGGAAGTAGCCTTCTTCAAACAGTTCCAGTAGGCCACTACGCATACTGGGTCTCGGCTTTTATAGCCCAGAACCCTGTTAATGATTTGAGCAAATCTGGCTTGCTCACTGCACCATGACATTGACTCAAGTGCATGCAGTCACTAAAACAAAGGACAAGTGGTTCAGAATAAACTGAAGCAGTTGGTTGGATGATTTAAGTTTAAGGGCACATCTCGCTATTGGCGAGGGCCAATTGGATTTATTCCATGGGACAGGgaaattgaatgctaatgtcATTAATGTAGCTGGGGTGGTAGAGAAATTCCAACTAATGAGTAACTATATGCTATatatagaattaaaaaaataaatcatacgTTGATATCACATGATATATGATGATGTTGATGGATGCCCGTAATCGTTTATTGCACTACCCCTTCAACAGATATGTGTACAGTTAGCATTGGATTGGAAGTAAACTACTGATTTGTTTGGTCCCCCCAAATTCTTTGTTTTCTGTCAAAAATCCCAATCAGAGCTTATTTGTCATTTTGCAAATGctttattctaaaaaaaaaatgtttcattattttatcGTAGTTTTTTGTTTTGATTCCACCAGTTCTCAATGCTCACATaacagttctttttttttttttaatttgctaAGGCTGAACTCTTATATTCAATATTACTATACAAAGTTATATGGTTTTTAATGTTTTTCGCCCTAAAATTCTATTCTCCCCACTCTTTTCTTGTTATCACGTGACCACCTTGCTAACTCCAACACTAGCTAGCATACATTTCATTTtacaaatatcattttttttagccCAGATTTTTGGTCAACAGTGCATGTAGATGTACTCACAGACAGTAACATTCCTACAGTATGGTGGTTTAATTTGATGCTAGGCGTACTTTTGTTCATCATAAATTTGGTGCTTGAATGAGACATTCTCAATTGCAAATGATACCATTGCTATGCATGGTAGCTAGTGctatcttttttcttccttATTTTCTACTACCTATGACGTCAGAGGTGGGGTAACACTACTTATCATAGTAATAGTAAGGCATGCAACGCATAATAGTGAGAATAAATAATTAAGATAAATAATGACGTCCAACTTAACAATCAATTAGAGctatttataaatattagatTGTATTCTAGAAATAAAAACCCTCCGACGTCCATGCCAATGAATCTTATTGTCTTAGATTTACTTTATCCTTTACTTTTTAGTACCTTAGGAGCAATGCTGACTTAGATTTTTCTATCCTAGCCTAGGTTACAGTCTATTCCAATATATTTTTCTCGAATGGTGGTGTGACGATGGTGAAAATTCTTGAAAGTCAAGACATCTGCTTGCACTACTCTTGTATCATTTTTTTGATTACTGCCTTTTTGGCTACATTAATAACAATCGCATGCTTGTGTATCTATT
It contains:
- the LOC120106218 gene encoding eukaryotic peptide chain release factor subunit 1-3-like gives rise to the protein MADGHETDRNIEIWKIKKLIKALETARGNGTSMISLIMPPRDQISRVAKMLGDEYGTASNIKSRVNRQSVLAAITSAQQRLKLYNKVPSNGLVLYTGTIVTEDGKEKKVTIDFEPFKPINASLYLCDNKFHTEALNELLESDDKFGFIVMDGNGTLFGTLSGNTREVLHKFSVDLPKKHGRGGQSALRFARLRMEKRHNYVRKTAELATQFYINPSTSQPNVAGLILAGSADFKTELSQSDMFDARLQAKILNVVDVSYGGENGFNQAIELSSEILSNVKFIQEKKLIGKYFEEISQDTGKYVFGVDDTLKALEMGAVEILIVWENLDINRYVLKHSTSGEIIIKHLNKDQEANQNNFRDPVTSAELEVQEKTSLLEWFANEYRRFGCSLEFVTNKSQEGSQFCRGFGGIGGILRYQLDIRALDELSDGEYYEDSD